From Vibrio fortis, a single genomic window includes:
- a CDS encoding fimbrial biogenesis chaperone, translating into MKYFTFILLILFTQTSYANFKISPLSQSMDVKKKSASYTLENMTSNNAAYKVTVVERDLNKNGEELRIPTKELRIFPSKVILKPLEKKRVKVLYLGKRDISIEKSYRVIFTQLDRDVSEEQDQGLQSKFNFNTAFYVTPKEAKADLNPSVLEHKGNTYLSLNNQGNGHIILQDWKLQLTGQGNVYPDELPNINILAGKEVLLPLNKTVAVNQDVEIIYN; encoded by the coding sequence ATGAAATATTTCACTTTTATTCTATTAATATTGTTTACTCAAACATCTTATGCCAATTTCAAGATATCACCATTATCTCAAAGCATGGATGTCAAAAAAAAGTCTGCCAGTTACACATTAGAGAATATGACATCTAATAACGCCGCTTATAAAGTCACCGTGGTAGAAAGAGATCTTAATAAAAATGGTGAAGAGTTAAGAATACCAACAAAAGAGTTACGTATATTCCCATCGAAAGTAATTTTAAAACCACTAGAGAAAAAGCGCGTAAAAGTTTTATATCTTGGGAAAAGAGATATTTCTATAGAGAAGTCATATCGAGTGATCTTTACCCAACTAGATCGTGATGTTTCTGAAGAGCAAGATCAAGGCTTACAGTCTAAGTTCAATTTTAACACTGCATTTTACGTCACACCGAAAGAGGCCAAAGCTGATCTCAATCCATCCGTTCTTGAACATAAAGGCAATACATATTTATCGCTAAACAATCAAGGTAATGGGCACATCATATTACAAGACTGGAAATTGCAATTAACTGGTCAAGGTAACGTCTACCCAGATGAACTACCGAATATCAATATCCTTGCAGGTAAAGAGGTACTGCTGCCACTCAACAAAACGGTAGCGGTTAACCAAGATGTCGAAATCATATACAACTGA
- a CDS encoding alpha-amylase family glycosyl hydrolase — translation MKNKIVLLSVLLASLPAAADWNQAYFRGTANDWQSESMVKIKPNHWQIVKKFNTGDANNPPSFKVDRFGDWSENYPINNYVVDPNKTYEINFYDDTNTVIVHEKLPFDMRDETMYFVFLDRFHDGDSTNNTSTGANMYSADKSDFKKYFGGDLKGLTAKLDYLHDMGITAIWITPPADNINVPDSRGGAGYHGYWGRDFFMVDEHLGTVDDFKALKAKMDSYDMKLVLDYAPNHSNPDDEGEYGALYKNGVRLADYNNDSSGYYHRNGAIAANGQNWEWDDAWAVRNKTLFNLTDFDQRKDGPARQYLIDGAKFWVDLGVDAIRIDAVKHMDKEFIQDFTGQINAYAKQSQGKDFYFFGEWMDSGADATGSNFASIDFANTSGSALLDFGLRNTIENALLNHNGTGMYAINNYMKLRDQKFTSSDWQVIFLDNHDAPRLSTVLRSDATNFGPGKDKWGGRQSIPFAQDRVELGLALIMTSRGIPCIYYGTEHYAANFTTNGFGQQGNDPYNREMMPSFDKTTPAYQMIKKLSKLRKESFAIQQGAYIERWISNDVLVYERNAGDDVVVVAMNLGNSTSVNAINLGLANGTYDNVLGGDQVVVANGSATFNLDQNEVIVLHTKN, via the coding sequence ATGAAGAACAAAATAGTACTTCTTTCAGTATTGCTCGCTTCTTTACCTGCCGCTGCAGATTGGAATCAAGCGTATTTCCGTGGCACTGCCAATGATTGGCAATCCGAATCCATGGTAAAGATCAAGCCGAACCACTGGCAAATTGTTAAGAAGTTCAATACTGGCGATGCGAATAACCCACCGAGTTTTAAAGTCGATCGTTTTGGTGATTGGTCAGAGAACTACCCGATCAATAACTACGTTGTCGATCCGAACAAAACCTATGAAATCAACTTTTACGACGACACCAACACCGTTATTGTCCATGAAAAGCTTCCGTTCGATATGCGTGATGAAACCATGTACTTCGTATTTCTTGACCGCTTCCATGATGGCGACTCAACCAATAATACGTCCACTGGTGCCAACATGTACTCGGCTGACAAGTCAGATTTCAAAAAGTACTTCGGCGGCGACTTAAAAGGTCTCACTGCAAAGTTGGATTACCTGCATGATATGGGCATCACTGCCATTTGGATCACGCCACCAGCGGATAACATTAACGTACCAGACAGTCGTGGCGGCGCTGGCTATCACGGTTACTGGGGACGTGATTTCTTTATGGTTGATGAACACTTAGGTACGGTTGACGACTTTAAAGCGCTAAAAGCGAAAATGGACAGCTACGACATGAAATTGGTGCTGGATTATGCGCCTAACCACTCTAACCCAGATGATGAAGGGGAATATGGCGCTCTTTATAAAAATGGCGTTCGTCTTGCCGACTACAACAACGACAGCAGCGGCTATTACCACCGCAACGGCGCAATCGCCGCTAACGGCCAAAACTGGGAATGGGATGATGCATGGGCGGTTCGTAACAAGACTCTATTTAACCTAACCGACTTTGACCAAAGAAAAGACGGCCCAGCACGTCAATACCTCATTGACGGTGCCAAATTCTGGGTTGATTTAGGCGTTGACGCTATCCGTATTGATGCGGTTAAGCATATGGACAAAGAGTTTATCCAAGACTTTACTGGTCAAATCAATGCCTATGCAAAACAGAGCCAAGGAAAAGACTTCTACTTCTTTGGTGAATGGATGGATTCCGGTGCAGATGCGACCGGTTCAAACTTTGCGTCTATCGACTTCGCGAACACATCAGGCTCTGCACTGCTTGATTTTGGTTTAAGAAATACCATCGAAAACGCGCTGCTGAACCATAACGGCACTGGCATGTACGCTATTAACAACTACATGAAACTGAGAGACCAGAAGTTCACAAGTAGTGATTGGCAGGTAATCTTTTTAGATAACCATGATGCACCTCGTCTATCTACTGTGCTGCGTTCTGATGCGACTAACTTTGGTCCAGGTAAGGACAAATGGGGTGGTCGTCAAAGTATACCATTCGCTCAAGATCGTGTTGAGCTGGGTTTGGCTTTGATCATGACATCTCGTGGTATTCCATGTATCTACTATGGTACTGAGCACTACGCAGCAAACTTCACAACCAATGGGTTTGGTCAGCAAGGTAATGACCCATACAACCGTGAAATGATGCCGAGTTTCGACAAAACAACACCGGCATATCAAATGATCAAAAAGCTCAGCAAACTACGTAAAGAGAGCTTTGCAATCCAACAAGGCGCTTACATCGAGCGTTGGATAAGTAACGATGTACTGGTTTATGAACGTAACGCAGGCGACGATGTCGTTGTAGTAGCGATGAACTTAGGCAACTCTACTTCAGTCAACGCCATCAACCTTGGTTTAGCAAACGGTACATACGACAACGTACTAGGTGGCGACCAAGTCGTGGTTGCAAATGGCAGTGCGACATTCAACCTTGATCAGAATGAAGTGATTGTTCTACATACTAAAAACTGA
- a CDS encoding ABC transporter ATP-binding protein: MATVSLRKVEKEYDNGFKAVHGIDLDIHEGEFMVFVGPSGCAKSTTLRMIAGLESISGGDIRIGSKVVNDLPPKDRGIAMVFQNYALYPHKTVFDNMAFGLKMQKRPKDEIKKRVEEAAEKLEITDLLYRKPKEMSGGQRQRVAVGRAIVRKPDVFLFDEPLSNLDAKLRVSMRVKIAQLHQSLKEEGNPATMIYVTHDQTEALTLGDRICVLNQGNIMQVDTPANLYNYPENKFVAGFIGSPAMNLINTKLCQLGEDVYVELAPGARIIIPKDKQQKLLNHIDKPVCLGIRPEHINLASEHETINVHDGELTVVENLGNEKYLYFRIGENEVVARVNNQTISTSDIGKNIRFNFDSAFCHIFDAETEQNLTL; encoded by the coding sequence ATGGCAACAGTTAGCCTACGCAAAGTAGAAAAAGAGTATGACAATGGCTTCAAAGCTGTGCATGGCATTGATCTAGACATTCATGAAGGTGAGTTCATGGTATTTGTCGGCCCATCAGGCTGCGCAAAATCAACAACTTTGCGAATGATTGCGGGCCTAGAGAGCATCTCTGGTGGTGATATTCGTATCGGCAGCAAAGTGGTGAATGATCTCCCTCCGAAAGATCGTGGCATCGCGATGGTGTTTCAAAACTACGCCCTTTATCCGCACAAAACCGTATTCGACAACATGGCTTTTGGCCTCAAAATGCAGAAGCGACCAAAAGACGAAATCAAAAAGCGCGTTGAAGAAGCCGCTGAAAAGCTTGAGATTACGGACTTGCTTTACCGTAAACCAAAAGAGATGTCAGGTGGTCAGCGTCAGCGTGTTGCGGTAGGTCGTGCCATTGTACGTAAGCCCGATGTTTTCCTATTCGATGAACCTTTATCTAACTTAGACGCCAAACTGCGTGTTTCTATGCGCGTTAAGATTGCACAGTTGCACCAATCGTTGAAAGAAGAAGGCAACCCAGCGACCATGATCTACGTAACGCACGACCAAACAGAAGCGTTAACGTTGGGCGATCGTATCTGCGTTCTCAACCAAGGCAACATCATGCAAGTGGATACGCCAGCCAACTTATACAACTACCCAGAAAACAAGTTTGTCGCTGGTTTTATTGGTTCTCCTGCGATGAACCTTATCAACACCAAGCTATGTCAACTGGGCGAAGATGTTTATGTTGAGCTCGCTCCAGGCGCGCGCATTATCATTCCAAAAGACAAGCAACAAAAACTTCTTAATCACATTGATAAACCCGTGTGTCTGGGGATTCGCCCGGAACACATCAATCTCGCAAGCGAGCACGAGACCATCAATGTACACGACGGTGAACTCACCGTTGTAGAGAACTTAGGTAATGAAAAATACCTCTACTTCAGAATTGGTGAAAATGAGGTGGTGGCGCGAGTTAATAACCAAACTATATCCACATCAGATATTGGTAAGAATATTCGCTTTAATTTTGATTCTGCTTTCTGCCATATTTTCGATGCAGAAACAGAGCAGAACCTAACGCTGTAA
- a CDS encoding glycosidase, whose amino-acid sequence MKRTLLLTALLSSALMGCASTSDSTEGAQAMATGPFADCNLPSVEERGPIKPSLYVVGTFPDGQWMHMENRQMSHKGNGIYQVVSEEKAGNVSLQFATMSWNPQFTAAGKEMVAGYEKELKRGGFAKNTTVAIPEDGKYLWSIEIGQDKKPVRALLKACK is encoded by the coding sequence ATGAAACGTACTTTGCTGCTTACTGCCCTGCTCTCATCAGCACTCATGGGATGTGCTAGCACATCAGACAGCACTGAAGGTGCACAAGCTATGGCTACCGGTCCTTTTGCTGACTGTAACCTACCAAGTGTTGAAGAGCGTGGCCCGATTAAACCGTCACTCTATGTTGTTGGTACATTCCCTGATGGCCAATGGATGCACATGGAAAACCGTCAAATGTCTCACAAAGGCAACGGTATCTACCAAGTCGTAAGTGAAGAGAAGGCCGGTAATGTCAGCTTACAGTTTGCCACCATGAGTTGGAATCCACAGTTTACTGCGGCGGGTAAAGAGATGGTTGCAGGGTACGAGAAAGAGCTCAAACGAGGCGGCTTCGCAAAGAACACCACCGTTGCTATTCCTGAGGATGGAAAGTACCTATGGAGCATTGAAATCGGACAAGACAAAAAGCCAGTCCGAGCTCTGCTAAAAGCGTGTAAGTAA
- the lpxD gene encoding UDP-3-O-(3-hydroxymyristoyl)glucosamine N-acyltransferase codes for MLKVSEIAQVVGGEIVGDNTVEISLIRPVSSDEKGGLAIVFAKSDLKGISETLADVIIGPRAILESSAKTKIVIDELDADKLNQLMRFYKVHKYQLFDQGNTSDIPDVYIGKHCQIGDNCHFMPGVKIMNGVTIGDNVAIHANTVIKEGTIIGNNVTIDSNNSIGNYSFEYMTGKQTRYQRVESIGRVIIEDDVEIGCNNTIDRGTLGNTVIGRGTKIDNLVQIGHDCKIGQHCLLVSQTGFAGHTTLEDNVIVHGQAGTAGHLTIGKNSVIKAKSGVSHSFPAHSDIFGYPAKDARSYYKNLATLNKLTNKKSNPDKAKTPTKSKGFIARLFSL; via the coding sequence ATGCTCAAAGTTTCAGAAATAGCTCAGGTCGTTGGTGGAGAAATCGTTGGTGATAACACGGTAGAAATATCGTTGATTCGTCCGGTTTCAAGCGATGAAAAAGGTGGGCTTGCGATTGTATTTGCCAAATCCGATCTCAAAGGCATTTCTGAAACTTTAGCGGATGTGATTATTGGACCACGAGCGATTCTTGAGTCATCGGCAAAAACCAAAATCGTTATTGATGAGTTGGATGCCGATAAACTCAACCAACTGATGCGCTTTTACAAGGTGCATAAGTACCAACTGTTTGATCAAGGCAATACCTCTGATATCCCAGATGTATACATTGGTAAGCACTGTCAAATCGGAGACAACTGCCACTTTATGCCTGGTGTGAAGATCATGAATGGCGTCACCATTGGCGACAACGTGGCAATCCATGCCAATACCGTGATCAAAGAAGGCACCATCATCGGCAACAATGTCACGATTGATTCGAACAACTCCATTGGCAACTACAGCTTTGAATATATGACAGGTAAACAGACTCGATACCAGCGCGTAGAGAGTATTGGCCGCGTCATTATCGAAGACGACGTAGAAATTGGATGCAACAACACCATCGACCGAGGCACGCTCGGTAATACCGTAATTGGTCGAGGTACCAAAATCGATAACTTAGTTCAAATTGGCCATGACTGTAAAATTGGTCAGCATTGCCTATTGGTATCGCAAACAGGCTTCGCTGGACACACCACGTTGGAAGACAACGTGATCGTGCATGGTCAAGCAGGCACCGCTGGGCACCTAACCATCGGAAAGAACTCGGTCATCAAAGCAAAATCAGGCGTGAGCCACTCTTTCCCTGCGCATAGCGATATCTTCGGATACCCAGCAAAGGATGCTCGCAGCTACTACAAAAACCTGGCAACACTCAACAAGCTAACAAACAAAAAATCAAACCCAGATAAAGCGAAGACTCCGACCAAATCGAAGGGGTTTATCGCACGTTTGTTTAGCTTGTAA
- a CDS encoding porin, with amino-acid sequence MKRTLLSVVIANTLLVSTTAFASDRGFAPEDTFFDDALNFGGHVGSSVEYEYKTTTNWALWGAAEITEQTRTHEVVSLFYRNSKWNFSTLYAFKLEDRKKEQSGYSETEDGYIHLLSLDKGFNFGSGWGVGTVYDIEYSRSQIYSTSGTNGLRHTTVEHSFRPYLTYWSNDFGAGFYSNLEYLLNDEDKSEWGKTKEEGYSLLFKPYKRLGNWELGVEFFYQIKENERNGTKVSDFTEKYVEPIVQYSFDDAGTMYVRARIGENETNGIGSNDDYFKDIRKATIGYEQAVGEDWLMKAEYEWAKDTETSNSAQLAGDEKVVEQNTLFLQALYRF; translated from the coding sequence GTGAAACGAACATTATTGTCTGTAGTGATAGCCAACACCTTGCTTGTGAGTACCACTGCTTTTGCTAGCGATCGAGGCTTTGCTCCTGAAGACACCTTTTTTGATGACGCTTTGAACTTTGGTGGGCATGTTGGGTCGTCTGTTGAGTATGAATACAAAACGACGACTAACTGGGCTCTGTGGGGCGCAGCTGAAATAACTGAGCAGACGCGTACACATGAAGTGGTGAGCCTGTTCTACCGAAACTCAAAGTGGAACTTCTCGACCCTTTACGCTTTTAAGCTGGAAGATCGTAAAAAAGAGCAATCGGGATACAGCGAAACTGAAGATGGTTACATTCACCTACTGTCTCTTGATAAAGGCTTCAACTTTGGTTCAGGCTGGGGAGTAGGTACGGTTTATGACATCGAATACTCACGCAGTCAGATCTACAGCACATCGGGTACAAACGGTTTACGACATACTACCGTTGAACATAGCTTTAGGCCTTACCTCACCTACTGGAGCAATGACTTCGGTGCGGGTTTCTACTCTAACCTCGAGTATCTACTAAATGATGAAGATAAGAGTGAGTGGGGCAAAACTAAAGAGGAAGGCTATAGCCTACTGTTCAAACCATACAAGCGCTTAGGTAACTGGGAGCTGGGTGTTGAGTTCTTCTACCAAATCAAAGAGAACGAGAGAAACGGCACTAAAGTCAGCGATTTCACTGAGAAGTATGTGGAACCGATTGTTCAATACAGCTTTGATGATGCCGGCACCATGTATGTTCGAGCTCGTATCGGTGAAAACGAAACCAACGGCATCGGCAGCAACGACGACTACTTCAAAGACATTCGTAAAGCGACCATCGGCTACGAACAAGCCGTGGGTGAAGACTGGCTAATGAAAGCGGAATACGAATGGGCGAAAGATACTGAGACGTCGAACTCTGCACAATTGGCTGGTGACGAAAAAGTAGTTGAACAGAACACACTATTCTTACAAGCTCTATATCGCTTCTAA
- a CDS encoding sugar ABC transporter substrate-binding protein gives MKEKLFRTTLLASLLMSGLASAEEITPEKGAELLIWTDKTTVEYMEYAADSFNQEFGYDVDFSFRGLAPIDSASRLIQDGGSARVADVAEIEHDLLGRLVVAGGAMENLVSSERIDSTFMQNAISASKSEGVSYGFPVSFATTALFYNKDLLPKAPESFEEIIEFSKSFNNKQEHKYALLWDIQNYYESRMFVTLYGAYEFGNNGTDAKDIGIDSEEAQKGLEAMKSLRVANSSNPIDMRNPQVRRGLFGEGKVAAIIDGPWAIQGYKDSGVNFGVVPMPKLEGQQPRTFSTVRLAVVSSYTEYPKAAQLFADYLSTETMLKKRYQMTQSIPPVQSVMEEIIVNADEATYAIITQGFYSDAMPSLPEMGFIWSPMASAITDLWVNDKSPKAVLDRARSIIAEQIELQE, from the coding sequence ATGAAAGAAAAGCTATTTAGAACAACGCTATTGGCCTCGCTATTGATGTCTGGGTTGGCTAGCGCTGAAGAGATAACACCAGAGAAGGGTGCCGAACTACTCATTTGGACGGATAAAACGACCGTTGAATACATGGAGTATGCAGCAGACTCTTTTAATCAAGAGTTCGGTTACGATGTCGACTTTTCGTTTCGTGGACTCGCACCTATCGATTCTGCTTCTCGTTTAATTCAGGACGGTGGCTCAGCTCGAGTGGCTGATGTGGCAGAAATTGAGCACGATTTGCTGGGACGTTTGGTTGTTGCGGGTGGGGCCATGGAGAACCTGGTTTCTTCAGAGCGCATTGATAGCACGTTTATGCAAAATGCCATCAGCGCTTCTAAGTCTGAAGGTGTGAGCTATGGTTTTCCTGTTAGCTTTGCCACTACAGCACTTTTCTATAACAAAGACTTGCTTCCGAAAGCTCCAGAGAGTTTTGAGGAGATTATTGAGTTTTCGAAATCATTCAATAATAAGCAAGAACACAAGTATGCATTGCTTTGGGATATCCAAAACTACTACGAGTCGCGCATGTTTGTAACTTTGTATGGTGCGTACGAGTTTGGTAATAACGGCACCGACGCGAAAGATATCGGCATTGACTCAGAGGAAGCTCAAAAAGGGTTAGAGGCAATGAAAAGCCTTCGCGTAGCAAACAGTTCTAACCCAATTGATATGCGCAACCCGCAAGTTCGCCGCGGCCTTTTTGGTGAGGGTAAAGTAGCAGCGATTATTGATGGCCCATGGGCGATTCAAGGTTACAAAGATTCTGGTGTGAATTTTGGTGTTGTACCAATGCCAAAACTGGAAGGCCAACAGCCACGTACCTTCTCAACCGTTCGACTTGCAGTGGTCTCTTCTTACACCGAGTATCCAAAAGCGGCTCAATTGTTTGCCGACTACCTATCAACAGAAACCATGCTGAAGAAGCGTTACCAAATGACTCAATCGATTCCACCCGTTCAATCGGTGATGGAAGAGATCATTGTTAATGCGGATGAAGCGACTTACGCGATCATCACTCAAGGTTTCTACTCTGATGCGATGCCTTCATTACCGGAGATGGGCTTTATTTGGTCACCAATGGCCAGCGCAATTACCGACTTGTGGGTAAATGATAAGTCACCAAAAGCTGTTCTTGACCGCGCTCGTTCAATTATTGCTGAACAGATTGAACTACAAGAGTAG
- a CDS encoding carbohydrate ABC transporter permease produces MLLSETKAAPKLPAALLVMGSTQILKGHWLKGGIFLAIQLITLFIFPEIVESLKGLVTLGDVAQVRKGFTITQGDNSIFMLVEGVIALLYSFLFICLYVSNVRDAQLTQPSKLSLSEQLKDIYDRKFAFIMLSPAFIASIAFIIMPIIITVMVSFTNYSAPHHIPPKNLVDWVGFKNFFALFELKIWSSTFFGVASWTVMWAFFATVCTCGFGFLLALALQNKKIKAKKAWRFVFILPYAIPAFVTLLMFRLLLNGIGPVNAALNSWGFDSVAFLSDPFIAKITVIAVSVWVGAPYFMLLIAGALTNIPEDLYEASEVDGASKFQQFWEITLPMVLHQVAPSLVMTFAHNFNNFGAIFLLTEGGPINPEYRFAGHTDILITWIYKLTLDFQQYQIASVISIVIFLFLSVIAIWQFRRMNSFKDDVGM; encoded by the coding sequence ATGTTGTTATCTGAGACTAAGGCAGCTCCTAAGTTGCCTGCTGCTCTCCTTGTCATGGGGAGCACACAGATCTTAAAGGGACACTGGTTGAAAGGCGGGATTTTTCTCGCCATCCAACTGATTACGTTGTTTATTTTCCCTGAAATTGTGGAGTCGTTAAAAGGCCTTGTGACTTTGGGTGACGTTGCTCAAGTACGTAAAGGCTTTACCATCACACAAGGCGATAACTCAATCTTTATGTTGGTTGAGGGTGTGATTGCGCTGCTCTACTCATTCTTGTTTATCTGCTTGTACGTATCGAATGTGCGCGATGCACAACTGACTCAGCCGTCAAAACTGTCTCTTAGTGAACAACTGAAAGATATCTATGATCGCAAGTTTGCGTTCATTATGTTGTCGCCTGCGTTTATCGCGAGCATCGCATTTATCATCATGCCGATCATTATTACAGTGATGGTGTCTTTTACCAACTATTCCGCACCTCATCACATCCCGCCGAAGAACTTGGTCGATTGGGTTGGGTTTAAGAACTTCTTTGCGCTGTTTGAGCTGAAGATCTGGTCGAGTACATTCTTCGGTGTCGCTTCATGGACAGTAATGTGGGCATTCTTCGCAACGGTCTGTACCTGTGGCTTCGGCTTTTTGCTGGCGCTGGCACTGCAGAACAAGAAGATAAAGGCGAAAAAAGCGTGGCGCTTTGTCTTCATTCTTCCTTACGCGATTCCTGCTTTTGTCACTCTCTTGATGTTCCGTTTGCTACTAAACGGCATTGGTCCAGTGAATGCAGCGCTGAACAGCTGGGGCTTTGATTCTGTCGCTTTCTTGTCTGATCCCTTTATTGCCAAGATCACAGTGATTGCGGTGAGTGTATGGGTCGGTGCACCTTACTTCATGCTGCTGATTGCAGGGGCATTAACCAATATTCCTGAAGACCTATACGAAGCAAGTGAAGTGGATGGCGCGAGCAAGTTCCAACAGTTCTGGGAAATCACCTTGCCGATGGTGCTTCACCAAGTTGCGCCATCTTTGGTGATGACGTTTGCCCATAACTTCAACAACTTCGGAGCGATTTTCCTACTGACCGAGGGTGGACCAATTAACCCTGAATATCGCTTTGCAGGGCACACCGATATCTTGATTACTTGGATCTACAAGCTGACTCTCGACTTCCAGCAATATCAAATCGCGTCAGTTATCTCAATTGTGATCTTCTTGTTCTTGTCGGTTATCGCGATTTGGCAATTCCGCCGCATGAACTCATTTAAAGACGATGTAGGTATGTAA
- a CDS encoding sugar ABC transporter permease: protein MDKFIGKVGTVIVYLFLTANALLVLGPVIWTVLASFKVGNNLFSSSFTGIEFTLDHYRALFNDTPYFEWYKNTFFLATANMIISLVVVTLSAFIFSRYRFNGKRNIMMSILVLQMFPAFLSMTAIYILLSKMGLIDTYAGLLFVYVTGSLPFMIWLVKGYFDAIPTSLDEAAKIDGAGHMTIFLEIILPLAKPILVFVGLVSFTGPWMDFILPTLILRSEEKMTLAIGIFSWISSNSAENFTLFAAGSLLVAVPITLLFVATQKHITTGLVSGAVKE from the coding sequence ATGGATAAGTTTATTGGCAAAGTTGGGACCGTAATTGTTTATCTGTTCTTAACGGCAAATGCACTGCTGGTTCTTGGCCCGGTTATTTGGACAGTACTTGCATCGTTCAAGGTCGGTAACAACCTTTTCAGCTCTTCGTTTACAGGCATTGAGTTTACTTTGGACCACTACCGCGCGCTGTTCAACGATACGCCGTATTTTGAGTGGTACAAAAACACGTTTTTCTTGGCAACCGCCAACATGATTATCTCCTTGGTTGTGGTCACACTCTCGGCGTTTATCTTCTCTCGTTACCGTTTCAACGGTAAGCGAAACATCATGATGAGCATCTTGGTACTTCAGATGTTCCCGGCTTTCCTATCGATGACAGCGATCTACATTTTGCTCTCAAAAATGGGGCTGATTGATACCTACGCTGGGCTGTTGTTTGTTTATGTCACAGGCTCTCTGCCATTCATGATTTGGCTGGTTAAGGGTTACTTCGATGCGATTCCAACATCGCTTGATGAAGCAGCGAAGATTGATGGTGCAGGGCATATGACTATCTTCTTGGAGATCATCCTTCCTCTTGCCAAGCCTATCTTGGTGTTTGTTGGCTTGGTGTCGTTCACAGGCCCTTGGATGGACTTCATATTGCCAACCCTGATTTTAAGAAGTGAAGAGAAGATGACACTGGCTATCGGTATCTTTAGCTGGATCTCATCGAACTCAGCAGAAAACTTCACTCTGTTTGCAGCAGGTTCTCTATTGGTAGCCGTGCCAATCACCTTGTTGTTTGTTGCAACACAAAAACACATTACAACCGGCCTCGTCAGCGGTGCAGTAAAAGAATAA